A stretch of DNA from Paenibacillus albus:
TGGGAGTCAACAAGCCGCAGAAGGTGCGGTTAGCAAAAGGCGACGCGTTCCCGGCCCTGTCGAATAAAGATCGCAAGTGGAAACGAGTGCATTAGAAAGTTTGCCGCCAGCTGGGTATAGGATGCCGAGCTTTTGCGCATTATAGCTGTGACGGTGTAAAGAGAGGTGTGGTTCCATTGTACTTCAATGTTAACGAACCTCAAGGAGATTTTGTCCACTCAGCATAGAAGCGGAGGGATGTGCCAAAGACTAGTGTCTGTAACACACGCTCACCGATTAAAGCCCGGTGAACCAAGGTTTCTTACGAAGCTTGTAGTGATGACTGTTTTCTAAATGAATACCGTCGGAAGGAGACTCGCAAGAGTCTCTTTTTCTTGTTTGCATGTACTTTATAATGCTCTATAAGCACAAAAAAACGACTCGCTAGGAGTCGTTTGCGTTGTTAT
This window harbors:
- a CDS encoding YjzC family protein; its protein translation is MGEWTEFREGDRAPNDGLYIEIGEASFHMGVNKPQKVRLAKGDAFPALSNKDRKWKRVH